The nucleotide sequence CTTTACCGATGGTGAGGAGGCTAGCGCTTTCATGGAGGAGCTGGAGTCGATGGGGCTCAGTGTATCTGACGGGCATGATGCGGTGCTCTGTGATGCCTTTGATCAAAAAGTCAGTCCACCGTGCCCGTGGCTCTGCCTGGGGACTTATAAGGAGGCCACCATCGCCTGGATCAATGGCGAGAATGTCCGCACGGTGGTGGGGCCGCGTGATTGGGACCCAGAAAAGGCGGGTGAAAAGCCCGCTGAAGATGGTGAGGCCGCACGCGAAGCGAAGGCACAACGTGAGCAGGCGACCCTGGATACGATCTTCCAGCAGGCAGGCCATGTCATCACCTCAAACGTGCGCAATCCCGGCTCTCCCGTGGACAAAAAGTCCTCGGTCGAGATCCAGCGTGCCATCGAGCAGCTCGAGATCGTGCTGGACCGCTCTGGCGAGAATTGGCGGCTGCTCTGGCTCATCGGCAAAGGCTGGCATGCACTGGGCCGCTGCGATAAAGCGATGGCCGTGCTCTCTCGTGCCTACGAGATCGAAAAGAATGAGTCTGTGATCCCGCGTGAACTGTGCGGTGCCCTACTGGAGCTAGGTCGCAGCGCAGAGGCGGTGAAGACGGCTGAGGAAGCTGTAGGCCAAGATCCGCTGAACCCCGAGCTGCTGGGTAATCTGGCAGTGGCCTATCTCATCCATGGCAATGCCCAGGCTGCGCAAAAAACGATGCGTGCAGCCCTCAAGCAGCAGCCGCAAAATGAGGTGAATCTCACGCTCATGGGCATCATCACAGAGGTGGCCGAAGGCAAGCGCCCGCAGCCGAAGAACCTGTTTGAGCTGACGGGCGTGGAGTGAGGGATTCTTCAGTTCCCGGTTCTCAGTTCGCTGTTCGCTGTTTTTTCTGGCTGGGCTCAGCAAAGACCAAATCATGATTTTGTCTTTACGGCGGACTCAGTAGTCAGGTGACCACCGATTAAAGAGGGTCCATTTTCACGAGCAGCGAGTCATATCCGAGTGTGCGGTCAAACTTCGCTTCGTGCTCGATGCGTTCTTCGGCTTTGAGGATGTGGATGCGGCGGACACGGTCGCAGAGGAGCTTCAGGAGCGTGCGCAGGATCAGGCGTGCGTGTGGGGCACCGAGGCAGAGATGCGTGCCAAAGCCGAAACTGAGATGGGGATTGGGTTTCCGGTCGAGCCGCACCTCCGCAGGCGCGGGGAAGGCCGCTTCGTCGAAGTTCGCTGAGGACCAGCAGAGGGAGATGCGCTCACCTGCTTTCACCGTGACGCCATTCACATCCGTGTCGGCGGGGCACACACGACCGATGTGGGTGAGTGGCATGAAGACACGGAAAAACTCCTCACTGGCGAGTGTGATGCGCTTCGGATCGGCCCGCAGGAACTCCAGCGCCTCTGGATGCTCTGCCAGATAACCGAGGGCACAGGAGATGGTGTGAATGATCGTGTCACGACCGCCTGCGAAGGCCAGATTGGCAAAGCCCATGCATTCCTCACGCGTCAGCCGACTGCCGCGATACTCCGCATTCACCAGCGCGGAGAAAAAGTCCGCCCCACCTGGATTCGCCGCTGCTTCGTCAAATTTCTGCGTGAGGTAGTCTTCCAGCACGGTGCCTTTTTTGAACTCTCCGCCAGTGAC is from Verrucomicrobiaceae bacterium and encodes:
- a CDS encoding tetratricopeptide repeat protein codes for the protein MAIAIEAFTVVLRNEAIVHRYPGGAEAFIMNVPNQTFCADSSLARVSFTDGEEASAFMEELESMGLSVSDGHDAVLCDAFDQKVSPPCPWLCLGTYKEATIAWINGENVRTVVGPRDWDPEKAGEKPAEDGEAAREAKAQREQATLDTIFQQAGHVITSNVRNPGSPVDKKSSVEIQRAIEQLEIVLDRSGENWRLLWLIGKGWHALGRCDKAMAVLSRAYEIEKNESVIPRELCGALLELGRSAEAVKTAEEAVGQDPLNPELLGNLAVAYLIHGNAQAAQKTMRAALKQQPQNEVNLTLMGIITEVAEGKRPQPKNLFELTGVE
- a CDS encoding cytochrome P450, giving the protein MSAFSDPFQEARASTGVMQCPFHGENITMILRHEDVRKASKDWQTYTSNVPFRVPIPSEEDVRSMRQLPIETDPPEHTDYRAIVEPFFQRAKEPAMIAQVESLLSSMLDQALSRESIEIVNEFALPVQSRALTYLLNTSESEADTWIGWGIHVFKVTGGEFKKGTVLEDYLTQKFDEAAANPGGADFFSALVNAEYRGSRLTREECMGFANLAFAGGRDTIIHTISCALGYLAEHPEALEFLRADPKRITLASEEFFRVFMPLTHIGRVCPADTDVNGVTVKAGERISLCWSSANFDEAAFPAPAEVRLDRKPNPHLSFGFGTHLCLGAPHARLILRTLLKLLCDRVRRIHILKAEERIEHEAKFDRTLGYDSLLVKMDPL